Proteins encoded in a region of the Nicotiana tomentosiformis chromosome 9, ASM39032v3, whole genome shotgun sequence genome:
- the LOC104095398 gene encoding probable pectate lyase P59 isoform X2: MGGPKLMYSFFFLFIIFATIIPCLMAHIGDFDEVWRRRAEEAREYARQIYEPNPENVTLAFNQKVRDMKEVTVSNNSTRRGLGTKKYKGPCMVTNPIDRCWRCDPNWADNRKRLADCAMGFGSKATGGKDGEIYIVTDNSDDYAEPKPGTLRYAVIQKEPLWIIFERSMTIRLHQELIMQSDKTIDARGANVHIAKGAGITLQYIKNVIIHGLHIHDIVEGSGGMVRDAVDHIGIRTVSDGDGISIFGASNIWIDHVSMRKCYDGIIDAVEGSTAITISNGHFTDHNEVMLFGASDSSSIDQVMQITLAFNHFGKRLVQRMPRCRWGYIHVVNNDYTHWNMYAIGGSMHPTIITQGNRFIAPPDIFKKQVTKREYNPEEVWKHWTWRSEGNLFMNGAYFIESGDPDWSKKHKELYDGISAAPAEEVTWITRFAGALGCKKGKAC, from the exons ATGGGAGGACCTAAGTTAATGTATTCGTTCTTCTTTCTATTTATCATTTTTGCTACAATAATACCGTGCCTAATGGCTCACATTGGTGACTTCGACGAGGTGTGGCGGAGGAGAGCCGAAGAAGCTAGAGAATACGCCCGTCAGATTTATGAGCCCAACCCTGAAAATGTCACCCTTGCATTTAATCAGAAAGTTCGCGA TATGAAGGAAGTGACAGTTAGCAATAATAGCACAAGGAGGGGTCTAGGGACGAAAAAGTACAAAGGACCTTGCATGGTCACAAATCCAATTGATAGGTGCTGGAGATGTGACCCTAATTGGGCTGACAATAGGAAAAGGCTAGCAGATTGTGCAATGGGCTTTGGATCCAAGGCCACCGGTGGGAAGGATGGCGAAATCTACATCGTCACCGACAATTCAGACGATTATGCTGAACCAAAACCTGGAACTCTTCGTTATGCCGTTATCCAAAAGGAGCCATTGTGGATCATATTCGAAAGAAGTATGACCATCAG GTTACACCAGGAGCTGATAATGCAGAGTGACAAGACTATCGATGCTCGTGGGGCTAACGTTCATATTGCTAAAGGTGCTGGCATTACCCTCCAGTACATCAAGAACGTGATCATCCACGGACTCCATATTCATGACATTGTCGAAGGAAGTGGTGGGATGGTTCGTGACGCAGTGGACCATATTGGCATACGTACTGTTAGTGATGGAGATGGCATTTCTATTTTTGGTGCCTCCAATATATGGATTGATCATGTCTCTATGAGGAAATGCTATGATGGAATCATAGACGCTGTGGAAGGATCCACTGCTATCACTATATCCAATGGACATTTCACTGATCATAATGAGGTCATGTTGTTTGGTGCAAGTGACAGTTCTTCAATAGATCAAGTTATGCAAATCACATTAGCTTTCAATCATTTTGGAAAGAGATTGGTGCAGAGAATGCCAAGGTGCCGATGGGGATATATTCATGTTGTTAACAATGACTATACTCACTGGAATATGTATGCCATTGGTGGTAGCATGCATCCCACTATCATTACCCAGGGTAATCGTTTTATTGCCCCTCCTGACATCTTCAAGAAACAG GTAACAAAGAGGGAGTACAACCCAGAAGAAGTGTGGAAGCACTGGACATGGAGATCAGAGGGAAATCTATTCATGAATGGTGCATACTTCATTGAATCTGGTGATCCAGATTGGTCCAAGAAACACAAAGAGCTTTATGACGGAATATCAGCTGCCCCAGCTGAAGAAGTCACTTGGATAACTAGATTTGCAGGTGCACTTGGCTGCAAAAAAGGAAAGGCTTGTTAA
- the LOC104095398 gene encoding probable pectate lyase P59 isoform X1 has translation MGGPKLMYSFFFLFIIFATIIPCLMAHIGDFDEVWRRRAEEAREYARQIYEPNPENVTLAFNQKVRDSMKEVTVSNNSTRRGLGTKKYKGPCMVTNPIDRCWRCDPNWADNRKRLADCAMGFGSKATGGKDGEIYIVTDNSDDYAEPKPGTLRYAVIQKEPLWIIFERSMTIRLHQELIMQSDKTIDARGANVHIAKGAGITLQYIKNVIIHGLHIHDIVEGSGGMVRDAVDHIGIRTVSDGDGISIFGASNIWIDHVSMRKCYDGIIDAVEGSTAITISNGHFTDHNEVMLFGASDSSSIDQVMQITLAFNHFGKRLVQRMPRCRWGYIHVVNNDYTHWNMYAIGGSMHPTIITQGNRFIAPPDIFKKQVTKREYNPEEVWKHWTWRSEGNLFMNGAYFIESGDPDWSKKHKELYDGISAAPAEEVTWITRFAGALGCKKGKAC, from the exons ATGGGAGGACCTAAGTTAATGTATTCGTTCTTCTTTCTATTTATCATTTTTGCTACAATAATACCGTGCCTAATGGCTCACATTGGTGACTTCGACGAGGTGTGGCGGAGGAGAGCCGAAGAAGCTAGAGAATACGCCCGTCAGATTTATGAGCCCAACCCTGAAAATGTCACCCTTGCATTTAATCAGAAAGTTCGCGA TAGTATGAAGGAAGTGACAGTTAGCAATAATAGCACAAGGAGGGGTCTAGGGACGAAAAAGTACAAAGGACCTTGCATGGTCACAAATCCAATTGATAGGTGCTGGAGATGTGACCCTAATTGGGCTGACAATAGGAAAAGGCTAGCAGATTGTGCAATGGGCTTTGGATCCAAGGCCACCGGTGGGAAGGATGGCGAAATCTACATCGTCACCGACAATTCAGACGATTATGCTGAACCAAAACCTGGAACTCTTCGTTATGCCGTTATCCAAAAGGAGCCATTGTGGATCATATTCGAAAGAAGTATGACCATCAG GTTACACCAGGAGCTGATAATGCAGAGTGACAAGACTATCGATGCTCGTGGGGCTAACGTTCATATTGCTAAAGGTGCTGGCATTACCCTCCAGTACATCAAGAACGTGATCATCCACGGACTCCATATTCATGACATTGTCGAAGGAAGTGGTGGGATGGTTCGTGACGCAGTGGACCATATTGGCATACGTACTGTTAGTGATGGAGATGGCATTTCTATTTTTGGTGCCTCCAATATATGGATTGATCATGTCTCTATGAGGAAATGCTATGATGGAATCATAGACGCTGTGGAAGGATCCACTGCTATCACTATATCCAATGGACATTTCACTGATCATAATGAGGTCATGTTGTTTGGTGCAAGTGACAGTTCTTCAATAGATCAAGTTATGCAAATCACATTAGCTTTCAATCATTTTGGAAAGAGATTGGTGCAGAGAATGCCAAGGTGCCGATGGGGATATATTCATGTTGTTAACAATGACTATACTCACTGGAATATGTATGCCATTGGTGGTAGCATGCATCCCACTATCATTACCCAGGGTAATCGTTTTATTGCCCCTCCTGACATCTTCAAGAAACAG GTAACAAAGAGGGAGTACAACCCAGAAGAAGTGTGGAAGCACTGGACATGGAGATCAGAGGGAAATCTATTCATGAATGGTGCATACTTCATTGAATCTGGTGATCCAGATTGGTCCAAGAAACACAAAGAGCTTTATGACGGAATATCAGCTGCCCCAGCTGAAGAAGTCACTTGGATAACTAGATTTGCAGGTGCACTTGGCTGCAAAAAAGGAAAGGCTTGTTAA